In one window of Osmia lignaria lignaria isolate PbOS001 chromosome 11, iyOsmLign1, whole genome shotgun sequence DNA:
- the LOC117604033 gene encoding venom metalloprotease inhibitor-like, with product MRRNVARISSEEHETITMKIIFALFVALAVLFSTTLARRIICDMPNEEYQCGSACQTTCDNLGQPCPIMNIRCNDGCYCKDGYARNRRDICIPIKYCPKK from the exons ATGCGGAGAAACG TTGCACGCATTAGTTCAGAAGAACACGAAACAATAACGATGAAGATTATTTTTGCGTTGTTCGTCGCTTTAGCGGTGTTATTTTCCA CCACACTGGCCAGAAGAATAATCTGTGACATGCCAAACGAGGAGTATCAGTGCGGATCAGCTTGTCAAACTACTTGCGACAATCTAGGTCAGCCATGTCCAATCATGAACATC AGATGTAACGATGGTTGTTATTGCAAAGATGGCTACGCTAGGAACAGAAGGGATATCTGCATCCCCATAAAGTATTGTCCTAAAAAGTGA